A genomic region of Geothrix edaphica contains the following coding sequences:
- a CDS encoding glycerophosphodiester phosphodiesterase → MSKQSLVLGHRGLSAKHLENSMEAFRAALAAGMAGFELDVQPTRDGVCAVLHDDDLARTANGSGLLRKMKIAELPPLKNGEPLPRLADVLELPAKLINVELKGEPGWQQALATVEAAEALDRVLFSSFEHSEVLQLWAACETARCGFLWETDEALELSAEELADLPGALWLHPPLRAVKAKPELWAPYADRLALWGMKTPAEARDLPFVPAVLIADGL, encoded by the coding sequence ATGTCCAAGCAGTCGCTGGTCCTCGGCCACCGCGGCCTGTCCGCGAAGCACTTGGAGAACAGCATGGAGGCCTTCCGCGCGGCGCTGGCCGCGGGCATGGCGGGTTTCGAGCTGGACGTGCAGCCCACCCGCGACGGCGTCTGCGCCGTGCTGCACGACGACGACCTGGCCCGCACCGCCAATGGCTCGGGTCTCCTGCGGAAGATGAAGATCGCCGAGCTGCCGCCCCTGAAGAATGGCGAGCCCCTGCCCCGCCTGGCGGATGTGCTGGAGCTGCCCGCGAAACTCATCAACGTGGAGTTGAAGGGCGAACCCGGCTGGCAGCAGGCCCTGGCCACCGTGGAGGCCGCCGAGGCCCTGGACCGCGTGCTCTTCAGCAGCTTCGAGCACAGCGAGGTCCTCCAGCTCTGGGCCGCCTGCGAGACCGCCCGCTGCGGCTTCCTGTGGGAGACGGACGAGGCCCTGGAGCTGTCGGCCGAGGAGCTGGCGGACCTGCCCGGGGCCCTGTGGCTCCACCCGCCCCTCAGGGCCGTGAAGGCCAAGCCTGAGCTCTGGGCCCCCTACGCGGACCGCCTGGCCCTCTGGGGCATGAAGACCCCCGCCGAGGCCAGGGACCTGCCCTTCGTGCCCGCAGTGCTCATCGCCGATGGCCTCTGA
- the efp gene encoding elongation factor P: MPLILATQVRAGMIVNFENELCRVISVEHQTPGNLPARVQVKMKRLKDGINRENRFGSSDKVDKASLEQHMLEYLYDDGNHLVFMNNETYEQLEVSKDILGDDMVFLEPNMQVEIEFYEGQAMGATLPPSVVLEIVETDPVMKNANATGSYKPAKLDNGITVGVPPYMEAGQKIRVNTVDRTFMERVK, translated from the coding sequence ATGCCTCTGATCCTCGCCACTCAGGTCCGCGCCGGGATGATCGTCAACTTCGAGAACGAGCTCTGCCGCGTCATCAGCGTCGAGCACCAGACCCCCGGCAACCTGCCGGCCCGGGTCCAGGTGAAGATGAAGCGCCTCAAGGACGGCATCAACCGGGAGAACCGCTTCGGCAGCTCCGACAAGGTGGACAAGGCCAGCCTCGAGCAGCACATGCTGGAATACCTCTACGATGACGGCAACCACCTCGTCTTCATGAACAACGAGACCTATGAGCAGCTCGAGGTCAGCAAGGACATCCTCGGCGACGATATGGTCTTCCTCGAGCCCAACATGCAGGTGGAGATCGAGTTCTACGAGGGCCAGGCCATGGGCGCCACCCTGCCCCCCAGCGTGGTGCTGGAGATCGTGGAGACCGACCCGGTCATGAAGAACGCCAACGCCACGGGCTCGTACAAGCCCGCCAAGCTGGACAACGGCATCACCGTGGGCGTGCCGCCCTACATGGAAGCGGGGCAAAAGATCCGAGTGAACACGGTGGACCGCACGTTCATGGAGCGAGTGAAGTAG
- a CDS encoding gamma carbonic anhydrase family protein, which produces MIRPFQGMVPKLGSRVFVADSALALGDVTLGDDASIWFNCVLRGDVNWIRIGARTNIQDACCLHVTNGKWPLLIEEEVSLAHHVMLHGCTIRKGALIGMSTTIMDGAEIGEGCLVAAGSLVREGFQAPPHSLVAGWPATVKGPLSEPQRALVASVWARYVRYKEAYFADGWPIAEAPVIEAPRPGFAEGHPFP; this is translated from the coding sequence ATGATCCGCCCCTTCCAAGGCATGGTCCCCAAGCTCGGCTCGCGCGTGTTCGTGGCGGACAGCGCGCTGGCGCTGGGCGACGTGACCCTCGGCGACGACGCCAGCATCTGGTTCAACTGCGTCCTCCGCGGCGACGTGAACTGGATCCGCATCGGCGCCCGCACCAACATCCAGGATGCCTGCTGCCTGCACGTCACCAACGGGAAGTGGCCGCTGCTCATCGAGGAGGAGGTGAGCCTCGCCCACCACGTGATGCTGCACGGCTGCACCATCCGGAAGGGCGCGCTCATCGGCATGAGCACCACCATCATGGATGGCGCCGAGATCGGCGAGGGCTGCCTCGTGGCCGCGGGCAGCCTGGTGCGCGAGGGCTTCCAGGCCCCGCCCCACAGCCTGGTGGCCGGCTGGCCCGCCACCGTGAAGGGTCCCCTCAGCGAGCCGCAGCGCGCCCTCGTCGCCAGCGTCTGGGCCCGCTACGTGCGCTACAAGGAGGCCTACTTCGCCGATGGGTGGCCCATCGCCGAGGCGCCTGTCATCGAGGCCCCCCGGCCCGGCTTCGCCGAGGGGCATCCGTTTCCCTGA
- the rpsB gene encoding 30S ribosomal protein S2 has product MAAIQMKELLEAGAHFGHQTKRWNPKMKKYIFGARNSIYIIDLQKTLRLWNTAANFLTKAAGEGKNFLFVATKPQAQELIAEQAARCGAFYVNNRWLGGMLTNFATIKKSLEKFREIEATLADPARTALLSKKELLTLNRTRLKLEASFHGIRDMRSLPEVIFVIDPHREDIAVTEAKKLGIKVVGIVDTNCDPDMIDYVIPANDDAIRSILLFSERVADSILEGRQSFRDKGDTEDMKKMMAEKMEVEG; this is encoded by the coding sequence ATGGCTGCCATCCAGATGAAGGAACTCCTCGAGGCCGGTGCCCACTTCGGACACCAGACCAAGCGTTGGAACCCCAAGATGAAGAAGTACATCTTCGGGGCCCGCAACAGCATCTACATCATCGACCTCCAGAAGACCCTGCGCCTCTGGAACACGGCCGCGAACTTCCTGACCAAGGCCGCCGGCGAGGGGAAGAACTTCCTCTTCGTGGCCACCAAGCCCCAGGCCCAGGAGCTCATCGCCGAGCAGGCGGCCCGCTGCGGCGCCTTCTACGTCAACAACCGCTGGCTGGGCGGCATGCTGACCAACTTCGCCACCATCAAGAAGAGCCTCGAGAAGTTCCGCGAGATCGAAGCCACCCTGGCGGATCCCGCCCGCACGGCCCTGCTCTCCAAGAAGGAGCTGCTCACGCTGAACCGCACCCGCCTGAAGCTGGAAGCCAGCTTCCACGGCATCCGCGACATGCGCTCGCTGCCCGAGGTCATCTTCGTCATCGATCCGCACCGCGAGGACATCGCCGTCACAGAGGCCAAGAAGCTCGGCATCAAGGTGGTGGGCATCGTGGACACCAACTGCGATCCCGACATGATCGACTACGTGATCCCCGCCAATGACGACGCCATCCGCTCTATCCTGCTCTTCTCCGAGCGCGTGGCCGACTCCATCCTCGAGGGCCGCCAGTCCTTCCGCGACAAGGGCGACACCGAGGACATGAAGAAGATGATGGCCGAAAAGATGGAAGTCGAGGGCTAG
- the rplM gene encoding 50S ribosomal protein L13 yields the protein MSTYFPKANDLKRQWFLVDATGIPVGRLSTAVADVLSGKNKPTWTPFLDTGDHVIVINAEKAVLTGKKGVQKMYRRTTTQPGSMKEVRAEVMKTTFPERIIESAVKGMLPKGPLGRAMYRKLKVYAGPDHEQAAQQPQILTIQK from the coding sequence ATGAGCACGTACTTCCCGAAAGCCAACGATCTGAAGCGCCAGTGGTTCCTGGTGGATGCCACCGGCATTCCCGTGGGCCGCCTGAGCACCGCCGTCGCGGATGTCCTCTCCGGCAAGAACAAGCCGACCTGGACGCCCTTCCTCGACACCGGCGACCACGTCATCGTCATCAACGCCGAGAAGGCGGTGCTGACCGGCAAGAAGGGCGTGCAGAAGATGTACCGCCGCACCACCACCCAGCCCGGCTCCATGAAGGAAGTCCGTGCGGAGGTGATGAAGACCACCTTCCCCGAGCGCATCATCGAGAGCGCGGTCAAGGGCATGCTGCCCAAGGGCCCCCTCGGCCGGGCGATGTACCGCAAGCTCAAGGTCTATGCCGGCCCTGACCACGAGCAGGCCGCCCAGCAGCCCCAGATCCTGACCATCCAGAAGTAG
- a CDS encoding pyridoxal phosphate-dependent aminotransferase: protein MTDQLIPTRRAFPADDPIFALNAEAQGRRAAGESILNATVGALLDEAGQLVVLDTVMELWRGLGAMDVAPYAPIAGDPAFLKALVQRHWPLLDHAGTACATPGGSGALSLSLRNFLEPGQTLLTTAPFWGPYATMAAENGMELATAPWPAAGQALDAAAWDAALRALMQAQGRVMLWLNDPCHNPSGRSLSAADRATLAGLLREAAALGPVTLLLDLAYLDYTREPEAVAAALKDYGALGTEGRVLVGASMSLSKSLTLYGARGGALAFPWCGDPALQAALTQSCRGTWSNCARAPQALLLRLAQDGKAQARLAAEHRHWSEVLSARALALDTALEAEGMAALHWQGGFFVTAPAADPEAACAGLKAEGVFTVPLPEGLRVGLCGLRADEAPRFARALRMVAAR, encoded by the coding sequence ATGACCGATCAGCTCATCCCCACCCGCCGCGCCTTCCCGGCGGACGATCCGATCTTCGCCCTGAACGCGGAGGCCCAGGGCCGCCGGGCCGCCGGGGAATCGATCCTCAATGCCACCGTCGGCGCGCTGCTGGACGAGGCCGGCCAGCTGGTGGTGCTCGATACGGTGATGGAGCTCTGGCGCGGACTGGGCGCCATGGACGTGGCCCCCTACGCGCCCATCGCCGGGGATCCCGCCTTCCTGAAGGCCCTGGTGCAGCGGCATTGGCCCTTGCTCGACCACGCGGGCACCGCCTGCGCCACGCCCGGAGGCAGCGGGGCCCTGTCCCTGTCCCTGCGGAACTTCCTGGAGCCGGGCCAGACCCTGCTCACCACCGCGCCGTTCTGGGGACCCTACGCCACCATGGCGGCGGAAAACGGCATGGAGCTGGCGACGGCGCCCTGGCCCGCCGCGGGCCAGGCCCTGGACGCGGCGGCCTGGGACGCGGCGCTGCGGGCTCTGATGCAGGCGCAGGGCCGGGTGATGCTCTGGCTCAACGATCCCTGCCACAACCCCTCGGGACGCAGCCTCTCGGCGGCGGATCGCGCGACGCTGGCCGGCCTGCTACGGGAGGCGGCGGCTCTGGGGCCCGTCACCCTGCTGCTGGACCTGGCCTACCTGGACTACACGCGGGAGCCGGAGGCGGTGGCCGCGGCCCTGAAGGACTACGGGGCCCTGGGCACCGAGGGCCGGGTGCTGGTGGGGGCCTCCATGTCCCTGTCCAAGTCCCTGACCCTCTACGGGGCCCGCGGCGGAGCCCTCGCCTTCCCCTGGTGCGGGGATCCGGCGCTGCAGGCGGCGCTGACGCAATCCTGCCGGGGGACCTGGTCCAACTGCGCCCGGGCGCCCCAGGCCCTCCTGCTGCGCCTGGCGCAGGATGGCAAGGCGCAGGCGCGGCTGGCGGCTGAGCACCGCCACTGGTCCGAGGTGCTCTCGGCCCGCGCCCTGGCCCTCGACACGGCCCTGGAGGCCGAGGGCATGGCGGCGCTCCACTGGCAGGGCGGGTTCTTCGTGACGGCGCCCGCGGCCGATCCGGAGGCCGCTTGCGCGGGGCTGAAGGCCGAAGGCGTGTTCACCGTGCCCCTGCCGGAAGGGCTGCGGGTGGGCCTCTGCGGGCTGCGGGCCGATGAGGCCCCCCGGTTCGCCCGGGCCCTGCGGATGGTGGCCGCCCGCTGA
- the pyrH gene encoding UMP kinase, translated as MKFKRILLKLSGEALMGEQKYGIDPAVVNMIADQVKAIRELGVEVGLVIGGGNIFRGVAGATKGMDRTTADHMGMLATMINALALQDALEHKGVHTRTLSGLEMPKVAESYIRRRATRHLEKGRVVIFGAGTGNPYFSTDTAAALRGNEICAEVVMKATNVDGIYTADPKQDPAATRFDRICFQDVLEKGLRVMDASAIALCMENKLPILVFDMNKPGNLVAAVKGEPVGTLVS; from the coding sequence ATGAAATTCAAGCGCATCCTCCTCAAGCTCTCCGGCGAAGCCCTCATGGGCGAGCAGAAGTACGGCATCGACCCGGCGGTGGTGAACATGATCGCCGATCAGGTGAAGGCCATCCGGGAACTGGGCGTGGAGGTGGGCCTCGTCATCGGCGGCGGCAACATCTTCCGCGGCGTGGCGGGCGCCACCAAGGGCATGGACCGCACCACCGCCGACCATATGGGCATGCTGGCCACCATGATCAATGCCCTGGCCCTCCAGGACGCCCTGGAGCACAAGGGCGTCCACACCCGCACCCTGTCGGGCCTGGAGATGCCCAAGGTGGCCGAGAGCTACATCCGCCGCCGGGCCACCCGCCACCTGGAGAAGGGCCGCGTGGTGATCTTCGGCGCGGGCACGGGCAACCCCTACTTCAGCACGGACACCGCTGCGGCCCTGCGCGGCAACGAGATCTGCGCCGAGGTGGTGATGAAGGCCACCAACGTGGACGGCATCTACACCGCCGACCCCAAGCAGGATCCCGCCGCCACCCGCTTCGACCGCATCTGCTTCCAGGACGTGCTGGAGAAGGGCCTGCGGGTCATGGACGCCTCCGCCATCGCCCTCTGCATGGAAAACAAGCTGCCCATCCTCGTCTTCGACATGAACAAGCCCGGCAACCTGGTGGCCGCCGTGAAGGGCGAGCCCGTGGGCACCCTGGTCTCCTGA
- a CDS encoding FAD-binding oxidoreductase — protein sequence MTRFPDLPDATVLADPEALEPYRRDESHVQGDLPLAVVWPKGPAALKELVRLAKAEGFGLVPRGAGTGKAGGCVPMGEHAVVVDFSAWRGELLLSPQDLCLSAPASAPLREVKATAAAGGLFYPPDPNSWESCALGGTLATNAGGPNACKYGMTRHWVLSVDAVLEDGEVHTFGIHSVKANAGPALGQLLIGSEGIFGFIVGATLRLTPLPREHATLLLPAKRWEDLLDLPGRLCGAGYLPSAFEFFDPAVLAELRAHGPDEARRLPGEALAILEFDDRGCTFGPFLEGLMDLLGPMAESLEIASDARQRAGIWAVRRMTSAFLKERHPKKVSEDIVVPRSRLREFFAGLERLAIPSVTYGHLGDGNLHVNLLGAGEADPAELDQQLMDLFRLALSLGGTLSGEHGIGLSKREAFLSLSDPGQIRALRALKQALDPHGIFNPGKVL from the coding sequence ATGACCCGGTTTCCGGATCTCCCTGATGCCACGGTCCTCGCGGACCCGGAGGCCCTGGAACCATACCGCCGCGATGAATCCCACGTACAGGGGGACCTGCCTCTGGCCGTGGTGTGGCCCAAGGGTCCCGCGGCCCTGAAGGAGCTGGTGCGCCTGGCCAAGGCCGAGGGTTTCGGCCTGGTGCCCCGGGGCGCGGGCACGGGCAAGGCGGGCGGTTGCGTGCCCATGGGGGAGCACGCCGTCGTGGTGGACTTCTCCGCCTGGCGCGGCGAGCTTTTGCTGTCGCCCCAGGATCTCTGTCTCAGCGCCCCCGCCAGCGCCCCCCTGCGCGAGGTGAAGGCCACGGCGGCGGCCGGGGGCCTCTTCTACCCGCCGGACCCGAACTCCTGGGAGAGCTGTGCCCTGGGCGGCACGCTGGCCACCAATGCGGGCGGGCCCAACGCCTGCAAGTACGGCATGACCCGCCACTGGGTGCTGTCCGTGGACGCCGTGCTGGAGGATGGCGAAGTCCACACCTTCGGCATCCACAGCGTGAAAGCCAACGCGGGCCCCGCCCTGGGCCAGCTGCTCATCGGCAGCGAAGGCATCTTCGGCTTCATCGTGGGCGCCACCCTGCGCCTCACGCCCCTGCCCCGGGAGCACGCCACCCTGCTGCTGCCCGCGAAGCGCTGGGAGGATCTGCTGGACCTGCCGGGCCGGCTCTGCGGCGCCGGCTACCTGCCCAGCGCCTTCGAGTTCTTCGATCCCGCCGTGCTGGCGGAGCTGCGCGCCCATGGCCCCGATGAGGCCCGGCGCCTGCCCGGCGAGGCTCTGGCGATCCTGGAGTTCGATGACCGCGGCTGCACCTTCGGCCCTTTCCTCGAAGGCCTCATGGACCTGCTGGGCCCCATGGCCGAGAGCCTGGAGATCGCCTCGGACGCACGCCAGCGGGCGGGCATCTGGGCCGTGCGCCGCATGACCAGCGCCTTCCTCAAGGAGCGCCACCCCAAGAAGGTCAGCGAGGACATCGTGGTGCCCCGCAGCCGACTGCGGGAGTTCTTCGCAGGCCTGGAGCGCCTGGCCATCCCCAGTGTCACCTATGGCCACCTGGGCGACGGCAACCTGCATGTGAACCTGCTGGGGGCCGGCGAGGCCGATCCCGCCGAGCTGGACCAGCAACTCATGGACCTCTTCCGCCTGGCCCTGTCGCTCGGCGGCACGCTCAGCGGCGAGCACGGCATCGGCCTGTCCAAGCGCGAGGCCTTCCTGTCCCTGTCCGATCCCGGCCAGATCCGGGCGCTCCGAGCGCTCAAGCAGGCACTGGATCCGCATGGCATCTTCAACCCTGGCAAAGTGCTCTGA
- the tsf gene encoding translation elongation factor Ts: MAFTANDVKTLREKTGLGMMDCKKALEENNGDMEQAIEWLRKKGMAASAKKADRIAAEGIVEAYIHPGGRVGVLVEVNAETDFVARNEAFQRLVKEIAMHIAAADPAPRFVTKEEVTQDFLDTEKRIAMEQALATGKPANIVEKIVEGKMNSIFKEVCLLEQPFIMNPDLTIQQYLSQKTAEIGEKLSIRRFTKYVMGEGLEKRSENFAAEVAAAK, encoded by the coding sequence ATGGCATTCACCGCCAATGACGTGAAGACGCTGCGCGAGAAGACCGGCCTCGGCATGATGGACTGCAAGAAGGCCCTGGAAGAGAACAACGGCGACATGGAGCAGGCCATCGAGTGGCTCCGCAAGAAGGGCATGGCCGCCTCCGCCAAGAAGGCCGACCGCATCGCCGCCGAAGGCATCGTGGAGGCCTACATCCACCCCGGCGGCCGCGTGGGCGTGCTGGTGGAAGTGAACGCCGAGACCGACTTCGTCGCCCGCAACGAGGCCTTCCAGCGCCTGGTGAAGGAGATCGCGATGCACATCGCGGCCGCCGATCCCGCGCCCCGCTTCGTCACCAAGGAGGAGGTCACCCAGGACTTCCTCGACACCGAGAAGCGCATCGCCATGGAGCAGGCCCTGGCCACCGGCAAGCCCGCGAACATCGTGGAGAAGATCGTCGAAGGCAAGATGAACAGCATCTTCAAGGAGGTCTGCCTCCTCGAACAGCCGTTCATCATGAACCCCGACCTCACCATCCAGCAGTACCTGTCCCAGAAGACCGCGGAGATCGGCGAGAAGCTCAGCATCCGCCGCTTCACCAAGTACGTCATGGGCGAGGGCCTCGAGAAGCGCAGCGAGAACTTCGCCGCGGAAGTCGCCGCCGCCAAGTAG
- a CDS encoding molybdopterin molybdotransferase MoeA codes for MAMSCDHPDLLPLDEALARLWAALPAPASSEVRADRDDPAADLAAMDGVALRSEDGRAPRRLLGTLYAGDDPAAFTVTPGTAVRIMTGAALPAGADAILPVEQLHETEGQIHPQAIPEAGDHVRRRGGQACAGDLLLPADQPLNVARTALRAWVGRPLPPPRRIRVAVASTGDELVTDPLPHQIRDSNGPMLAALAHALGADVERRPALPDDPETLAAALRNPGGVRILMTSGGVSMGEHDHLPAVLKDLGATILFHKIRLKPGKPMLAAQLGDLLVLGLPGNPVSAYLNALLFLPVALAKLEGRALPDPWRRARLAAPVKHKGDRPLLHPCSLEDGQLHPLPGKGSADLVTLARADAFAWIEAPGQEAGARVRYLTVM; via the coding sequence ATGGCCATGAGCTGCGACCATCCCGACCTGCTGCCCCTGGACGAGGCACTGGCCCGGCTCTGGGCGGCCCTGCCCGCGCCGGCCTCGTCCGAGGTGCGGGCGGACCGGGACGACCCGGCTGCGGATCTGGCGGCCATGGATGGCGTGGCGCTGCGCTCGGAGGACGGACGCGCGCCGCGCCGCCTCCTGGGCACCCTCTACGCCGGCGATGACCCGGCGGCCTTCACGGTGACCCCCGGCACCGCCGTGCGCATCATGACCGGCGCAGCCCTGCCCGCGGGCGCGGATGCCATCCTGCCCGTGGAGCAGCTGCACGAGACCGAGGGCCAGATCCATCCCCAGGCCATCCCGGAAGCTGGCGACCATGTGCGCCGCCGCGGCGGCCAGGCCTGTGCCGGCGATCTGCTCCTGCCCGCGGACCAGCCCCTGAACGTGGCCCGCACGGCCCTGCGGGCCTGGGTGGGCCGGCCCCTGCCTCCGCCCAGACGCATCCGCGTGGCTGTGGCCTCCACCGGGGACGAGCTGGTGACCGACCCCCTGCCCCACCAGATCCGCGATTCCAACGGCCCCATGCTGGCGGCCCTGGCCCATGCCCTGGGGGCGGACGTCGAGCGCCGTCCCGCCCTCCCCGACGATCCCGAGACCCTGGCCGCGGCCCTGCGGAACCCTGGCGGCGTCCGCATCCTGATGACCTCCGGCGGCGTGAGCATGGGAGAGCACGATCACCTGCCCGCGGTGCTGAAGGACCTGGGCGCGACCATCCTCTTCCACAAGATCCGCCTCAAGCCCGGCAAGCCCATGCTGGCGGCCCAGCTGGGCGATCTGCTGGTGCTGGGCCTGCCGGGCAATCCCGTGTCCGCCTACCTCAATGCCCTGCTGTTCCTCCCCGTCGCCCTCGCGAAGCTGGAGGGCCGAGCCCTGCCCGATCCCTGGCGCCGGGCCCGCCTCGCCGCCCCCGTGAAGCACAAGGGCGACCGCCCTCTCCTGCATCCCTGCAGCCTCGAAGACGGCCAGCTCCACCCCCTGCCCGGCAAGGGCTCCGCCGACCTCGTCACCCTCGCCCGGGCCGACGCCTTCGCCTGGATCGAGGCTCCCGGCCAGGAGGCGGGGGCCAGGGTCCGCTACCTAACGGTGATGTAG
- a CDS encoding Crp/Fnr family transcriptional regulator, which translates to MPQAVLNLRRIEFLAGLPMNAAEELASIAELRRFPDGARVYTQGDQVPGVYVVVKGGLKVFRTDGRGRVQVLQFLKVGDCVGEVAVFDGAPIASSAESHGETECWLIPSAPLRQIVHRHPEVAEMLIHHFAAKVRHLVTLVETLSLHSVPERVAQLLLEAHESHPMRSLVEFQETQEDLAQCIGASREAFSRALRLLTDLGLIQSTFPVVRILDLGKLQRYAKG; encoded by the coding sequence ATGCCTCAAGCAGTCCTCAATCTGAGAAGGATCGAGTTCCTGGCAGGGCTGCCGATGAACGCCGCCGAGGAACTGGCCAGCATCGCCGAGTTGCGGCGCTTCCCCGATGGCGCCCGGGTCTACACCCAGGGCGACCAGGTGCCGGGCGTCTACGTGGTGGTGAAGGGCGGCCTCAAGGTCTTCCGCACGGACGGCCGCGGCCGGGTGCAGGTGCTCCAGTTCCTCAAGGTCGGGGACTGCGTGGGCGAGGTGGCTGTGTTCGACGGCGCCCCCATCGCCTCCAGCGCCGAGTCCCATGGCGAGACCGAGTGCTGGCTGATCCCCTCCGCCCCCTTGCGCCAGATCGTCCACCGCCACCCGGAAGTGGCCGAGATGCTCATCCACCACTTCGCCGCCAAGGTGCGCCACCTGGTGACCCTGGTGGAGACCCTCAGCCTGCACAGCGTGCCCGAGCGGGTGGCCCAGCTGCTGTTGGAGGCCCACGAGTCCCACCCCATGCGGTCCCTGGTGGAGTTCCAGGAGACCCAGGAGGACCTGGCCCAGTGCATCGGCGCCAGCCGCGAGGCCTTCAGCCGAGCCCTGCGTCTGTTGACGGACCTCGGCCTCATCCAGAGCACCTTCCCCGTCGTGCGCATCCTGGACCTCGGGAAGCTGCAGCGGTACGCGAAGGGCTGA
- the rpsI gene encoding 30S ribosomal protein S9: MAISQNYGTGRRKSAAARAFLRPGTGKITVNGRSLESYFPNAVLRMMVHQPLVLADLDGKFDMIISVCGGGPAGQASAIRMGISRALLGYNEQLKSLLRGAGLLTRDPRMKERKKPGRKAARRRFQFSKR, translated from the coding sequence ATGGCCATTTCCCAGAACTACGGAACCGGTCGCCGCAAGAGCGCGGCCGCCCGCGCCTTCCTCCGTCCCGGCACCGGCAAGATCACCGTCAACGGCCGCAGCCTCGAGAGCTACTTCCCCAATGCCGTGCTCCGCATGATGGTCCACCAGCCCCTGGTGCTGGCCGACCTCGACGGCAAGTTCGACATGATCATCAGCGTGTGCGGCGGCGGCCCTGCCGGCCAGGCCTCGGCCATCCGCATGGGCATCTCCCGCGCCCTGCTGGGCTACAACGAGCAGCTGAAGTCCCTCCTGCGCGGCGCCGGTCTCCTGACCCGCGACCCCCGCATGAAGGAGCGCAAGAAGCCCGGTCGCAAGGCCGCCCGTCGCCGCTTCCAGTTCAGCAAGCGCTAG
- a CDS encoding YeiH family protein, whose translation MSPSAPRSAPALLLLGALLALAPFTPAAAALVGGATLALTVGNPRLALTRTWTHRLLPLAVVGLGADMNLRAVAKAGLHGLGYTALSLALVLALGLWLARLLKVDREAGLLISVGTAICGGSAIAAVAPVVRAREQAISVALATVFLLNAAALVIFPPIGHAAALGQEAFGLWSALAIHDTSSVVGAGLAYGPRALEVATTVKLARALWIVPLTLGIGWLVARREPAAPGAPPLKKPWFIAGFLVMAALVTFVPILQVPGHFVAVAARRVLVLTLFLIGAGLSREALRNVGLRPFLQGLLLWLIVGSLGLGAVKLGWLTVG comes from the coding sequence ATGAGCCCGTCCGCGCCCCGGTCCGCCCCCGCCCTCCTGCTCCTCGGCGCCCTGCTGGCCCTGGCGCCCTTCACCCCCGCCGCGGCGGCCCTGGTGGGCGGCGCGACCCTCGCCCTCACGGTGGGGAATCCCCGGCTCGCCCTCACCCGCACCTGGACCCATCGCCTGCTGCCCCTGGCTGTCGTGGGCCTCGGGGCGGACATGAACCTGCGCGCCGTGGCCAAGGCGGGCCTGCACGGCCTCGGCTACACCGCCCTGAGCCTGGCCCTGGTCCTGGCCCTGGGGCTCTGGCTGGCGCGGCTGCTGAAGGTGGACCGCGAGGCGGGTCTGCTGATCTCCGTCGGCACGGCCATCTGCGGCGGCAGCGCCATCGCCGCCGTGGCCCCCGTGGTCCGGGCCCGGGAGCAGGCCATCTCCGTGGCCCTGGCCACGGTGTTCCTGCTCAATGCCGCCGCGCTCGTGATCTTCCCCCCCATCGGCCACGCCGCAGCCCTGGGCCAGGAGGCCTTCGGCCTCTGGTCCGCCCTGGCCATCCACGACACCAGCTCCGTGGTGGGCGCGGGCCTGGCCTATGGCCCCCGGGCCCTGGAGGTGGCCACCACCGTGAAGCTGGCCCGGGCCCTGTGGATCGTGCCCCTCACCCTGGGCATCGGCTGGCTCGTGGCCCGGCGCGAACCCGCTGCACCCGGCGCCCCGCCCCTGAAGAAGCCCTGGTTCATCGCCGGCTTTCTGGTCATGGCCGCGCTGGTGACGTTCGTGCCAATCCTGCAGGTGCCTGGGCACTTCGTGGCCGTGGCCGCCCGCCGGGTCCTGGTGCTGACCCTCTTCCTCATCGGCGCCGGTCTCAGCCGCGAGGCCCTGCGCAACGTGGGCCTGCGGCCCTTCCTCCAGGGCCTGCTGCTGTGGCTGATCGTGGGCTCGCTGGGCCTCGGAGCCGTGAAGCTGGGGTGGCTGACGGTGGGCTAG